A region from the Sutcliffiella horikoshii genome encodes:
- a CDS encoding Mini-ribonuclease 3 produces MSNTQVDAKQLNSLALAYMGDAVYEGYIRHHLLKSGKIRPNQLHRAATNYVSAKSQAHLLHQLMDREFFSEEEQGVIRRGRNAKSGSVPKNTDVQTYRYSTAFEALIGYHYLSEDIDRMEEIVFTCIELVDSKRGE; encoded by the coding sequence ATGAGCAATACACAAGTAGATGCAAAGCAATTAAACAGTCTGGCGCTTGCCTATATGGGGGACGCGGTGTATGAAGGATACATCCGCCACCACCTTTTAAAATCCGGGAAGATTCGTCCAAATCAGTTGCATCGGGCCGCAACAAACTATGTGTCTGCGAAATCGCAGGCACATCTGCTTCATCAGCTGATGGATCGTGAATTTTTTTCCGAAGAAGAACAAGGTGTCATCAGACGGGGACGAAATGCGAAGTCCGGTTCGGTACCGAAAAATACGGATGTGCAGACATACCGTTACTCTACCGCATTTGAAGCGCTGATCGGCTATCATTATTTAAGTGAAGACATAGACCGCATGGAAGAAATCGTGTTTACCTGCATAGAACTGGTAGACAGCAAGAGAGGTGAATAG
- the rlmB gene encoding 23S rRNA (guanosine(2251)-2'-O)-methyltransferase RlmB: MTKEFIMGRNPVLEALKSNREINKLWIAEGGQKGSIQQVIAMAKEANVLVQFVPRKKIDQMVEGNHQGVVASVAAYDYAELDDLYKAAEQRNEDPFFLILDEIEDPHNLGSIMRTADAVGAHGIIIPKRRAVGLTATVAKSSTGAIEHIPVVRVTNLARTVDELKERGLWIFGTDAKGTVDYTKMDGSLPLGLIIGSEGKGMARLLKEKCDFLVSLPMVGKVTSLNASVAASLLMYEVFRKRLSAGE, from the coding sequence ATGACAAAAGAATTCATTATGGGAAGAAACCCGGTGCTAGAGGCGCTTAAATCAAATAGAGAAATTAACAAGTTATGGATAGCAGAAGGTGGTCAAAAAGGCTCTATCCAACAGGTAATCGCTATGGCGAAGGAAGCGAATGTCCTCGTACAATTCGTGCCCCGCAAAAAGATTGACCAGATGGTCGAAGGAAATCATCAAGGAGTCGTCGCTTCTGTCGCTGCCTATGACTATGCAGAGCTTGATGATCTGTATAAAGCTGCAGAACAGCGAAACGAAGATCCATTCTTTCTCATTTTAGATGAAATAGAAGATCCGCATAACTTAGGTTCGATCATGCGTACAGCAGATGCAGTAGGGGCACATGGCATCATCATTCCTAAGCGCAGAGCGGTAGGCTTGACTGCAACGGTAGCAAAATCCTCCACAGGTGCCATTGAGCATATCCCGGTCGTGCGAGTGACCAATCTTGCCAGAACGGTGGACGAGCTGAAAGAGCGAGGACTTTGGATCTTCGGAACAGACGCAAAAGGAACCGTTGATTATACGAAAATGGATGGCTCCTTGCCGCTCGGGCTTATTATCGGCAGTGAAGGAAAAGGAATGGCCAGACTTTTAAAAGAAAAATGTGATTTCCTTGTCTCTTTACCGATGGTGGGAAAAGTTACGTCACTAAATGCATCTGTAGCAGCAAGTCTATTAATGTATGAGGTTTTCCGCAAAAGATTGTCGGCAGGAGAGTAA
- a CDS encoding NYN domain-containing protein has protein sequence MDILLVDGYNIIGAWPELRVLKDQDLAMARDILISRMAEYQAYTGYKVIIVFDAHMSQGIETKYKNHRVEVIYTRENETADERIEKLAISLSDIRTQIHVATSDFTEQWAIFGQGALRKSARELLNESDAIEARIKKRVTKFTNEKPSKRIELDNEISAIFEKWRRGQR, from the coding sequence ATGGATATTCTACTGGTAGATGGATATAACATTATCGGTGCGTGGCCGGAGCTGAGGGTCCTGAAAGATCAGGATCTGGCAATGGCCCGTGATATCCTTATTTCTAGAATGGCAGAGTACCAGGCGTATACAGGTTACAAGGTGATTATTGTCTTTGACGCGCATATGTCACAGGGAATAGAGACAAAGTACAAAAATCATCGCGTGGAAGTCATCTATACTCGTGAAAACGAAACAGCCGATGAACGAATCGAGAAACTTGCCATCAGCTTAAGTGACATTCGCACACAAATCCATGTGGCCACTTCTGACTTTACAGAACAATGGGCCATTTTCGGTCAAGGTGCATTGCGGAAATCAGCCCGTGAACTTCTGAACGAGTCAGACGCTATTGAAGCAAGAATAAAAAAACGCGTAACAAAATTTACCAACGAAAAGCCGTCAAAACGCATTGAACTCGACAATGAAATTTCAGCAATTTTCGAAAAATGGCGCCGAGGACAGCGATGA
- the sigH gene encoding RNA polymerase sporulation sigma factor SigH: MIVSDPRNANRILELMEDEQMVELVHLGDSEALDYLINKYKNFVRAKARSYFLIGADREDIVQEGMIGLYKAIRDFKEDKLTSFKAFAELCITRQIITAIKTATRQKHIPLNSYVSLDKPIYDEESDRTLMDVISGAKVMDPEELIINQEEFDDIEVKMGELLSDLERKVLALYLDGRSYQEISEDLNRHVKSIDNALQRVKRKLERYLELREITL; encoded by the coding sequence GTGATTGTGAGCGATCCAAGAAATGCTAACAGGATATTAGAGCTTATGGAAGACGAACAGATGGTAGAACTTGTGCATTTAGGTGATAGTGAAGCGCTGGATTATTTAATCAACAAGTATAAAAACTTCGTTCGCGCGAAGGCTAGATCCTATTTTCTAATTGGTGCAGATCGCGAAGATATCGTGCAAGAAGGGATGATAGGTCTATACAAGGCAATCCGTGACTTTAAAGAGGACAAGTTGACTTCTTTCAAGGCATTTGCCGAACTTTGTATCACAAGACAGATCATTACTGCGATTAAAACTGCCACTAGACAGAAGCATATTCCATTGAATTCGTACGTTTCCTTGGACAAGCCTATCTATGATGAGGAATCAGATCGTACATTAATGGATGTCATTTCAGGGGCAAAGGTAATGGACCCTGAAGAATTAATTATAAATCAAGAGGAATTTGATGATATAGAGGTTAAGATGGGGGAGTTGCTTAGCGACCTTGAGAGAAAGGTTCTTGCTCTTTACCTGGACGGACGTTCCTATCAAGAAATTTCAGAAGATTTAAACCGGCATGTGAAATCCATCGATAACGCATTGCAAAGGGTAAAACGCAAGTTAGAAAGATACTTGGAGCTGAGGGAGATTACCTTATAA
- the rpmG gene encoding 50S ribosomal protein L33, with the protein MQSKVALACATCSSRNYSTVKGKSQSAERLEIKKFCKVCNAHTVHRETK; encoded by the coding sequence ATGCAAAGTAAGGTAGCACTTGCTTGCGCGACGTGTTCTTCCCGTAACTATTCAACAGTTAAAGGAAAGTCACAGAGTGCAGAGCGATTAGAGATAAAGAAGTTTTGTAAGGTTTGTAATGCTCACACCGTTCATCGGGAGACAAAATAG
- the secE gene encoding preprotein translocase subunit SecE, which produces MGRLTNFFRDVAREMKKVSWPKRQELTRYTITVVTTVLFVAVFFWVIDLGISELIRALIN; this is translated from the coding sequence ATGGGACGTTTGACTAATTTTTTTCGTGATGTAGCTCGCGAAATGAAAAAAGTAAGCTGGCCAAAACGCCAGGAACTTACTCGCTATACAATTACAGTAGTAACAACAGTATTGTTTGTAGCAGTGTTTTTCTGGGTTATTGACTTAGGTATTTCCGAGTTAATCCGTGCTTTGATTAACTAA
- the nusG gene encoding transcription termination/antitermination protein NusG: MEKNWYVVHTYSGYENKVKANLEKRVESMGMQDKIFRVVVPEEEETDIKNGKKKVTKKKVFPGYVLVEIVMTDDSWYVVRNTPGVTGFVGSSGSGSKPTPLLDDEIAFILKRMGMMEKQVEVDFDLKESVKVTEGPFANFTGHIVEMDKDKHKVKVLVNMFGRETPVELDFTQIEKL; encoded by the coding sequence ATGGAGAAAAACTGGTACGTTGTTCATACTTATTCCGGATACGAGAATAAAGTAAAAGCGAACTTAGAAAAACGAGTAGAATCAATGGGGATGCAAGACAAGATCTTCCGTGTCGTAGTTCCTGAAGAAGAAGAAACAGACATCAAAAACGGCAAAAAGAAAGTAACAAAGAAAAAAGTATTCCCAGGATACGTCCTAGTAGAAATCGTCATGACAGACGACTCCTGGTACGTTGTGCGTAACACACCTGGAGTAACAGGTTTCGTAGGATCAAGCGGCTCCGGCTCCAAACCAACCCCTCTATTGGATGATGAAATTGCATTTATCCTGAAGAGAATGGGCATGATGGAGAAGCAAGTAGAAGTAGACTTCGATCTGAAAGAATCCGTAAAAGTAACAGAAGGACCTTTTGCAAACTTCACTGGACACATCGTAGAGATGGACAAAGACAAGCATAAAGTGAAAGTTCTTGTAAATATGTTCGGCCGTGAAACCCCTGTGGAGCTTGACTTTACGCAGATTGAAAAATTATAA
- the rplK gene encoding 50S ribosomal protein L11 produces MAKKVIKMVKLQIPAAKANPAPPVGPALGQAGVNIMGFCKEFNARTADQAGLIIPVEITVFEDRSFTFITKTPPAAVLLKKAAGIESGSGEPNRNKVATVKRDKVREIAETKMPDLNAASVEAAMRMVEGTARSMGIVIED; encoded by the coding sequence GTGGCTAAAAAAGTAATTAAAATGGTAAAGCTACAAATTCCGGCAGCGAAAGCTAACCCAGCACCACCAGTTGGACCAGCACTAGGTCAAGCAGGTGTTAACATCATGGGTTTCTGTAAAGAGTTTAACGCTCGTACAGCAGATCAAGCTGGATTGATTATCCCTGTTGAAATCACGGTTTTTGAAGACCGTTCATTTACATTTATTACGAAAACTCCACCTGCTGCAGTTTTACTTAAAAAAGCAGCTGGTATTGAGTCTGGTTCTGGTGAACCAAACCGTAATAAAGTTGCAACAGTTAAGCGTGATAAAGTACGCGAAATTGCGGAGACGAAAATGCCAGATCTAAACGCTGCAAGCGTAGAAGCTGCAATGCGCATGGTTGAAGGTACTGCTCGTAGCATGGGTATCGTCATCGAAGACTAA
- the rplA gene encoding 50S ribosomal protein L1, with protein MAKRGKKYIEAAKLVDRQTAYSVNEAIELVKKTNTAKFDATVEVAFRLGVDPRKNDQQIRGAVVLPHGTGKTQKVLVFAKGEKAKEAEAAGADYVGDADMIAKINQGWFDFDVIVATPDMMGEVGKLGRVLGPKGLMPNPKTGTVTFDVTKAVNEIKAGKVEYRLDKSGNIHVPVGKISFEDAKLVENFTTIYETLLKAKPAAAKGTFMKNVAVTSTMGPGVKVDTSTFVATKN; from the coding sequence ATGGCTAAAAGAGGTAAAAAGTACATCGAAGCTGCGAAACTTGTAGACCGTCAAACGGCTTACTCTGTTAACGAAGCTATCGAGTTAGTAAAGAAAACAAACACTGCGAAGTTCGACGCTACTGTGGAAGTTGCATTCCGTCTTGGAGTTGACCCTCGTAAAAATGACCAACAGATCCGTGGAGCAGTAGTGCTTCCTCATGGAACTGGTAAAACTCAAAAAGTCCTAGTTTTCGCTAAAGGCGAAAAAGCGAAAGAAGCAGAAGCTGCTGGAGCTGACTATGTTGGGGATGCTGACATGATCGCGAAAATCAACCAAGGTTGGTTCGATTTCGACGTAATCGTTGCTACACCAGACATGATGGGTGAAGTTGGTAAACTAGGACGCGTATTAGGACCTAAAGGCCTAATGCCAAACCCTAAAACTGGTACAGTTACATTTGATGTAACGAAAGCTGTTAACGAGATCAAAGCTGGTAAAGTTGAATACCGCCTTGATAAATCCGGAAACATCCACGTACCAGTAGGTAAAATCTCTTTCGAAGATGCGAAGCTTGTTGAAAACTTCACAACTATCTATGAGACTTTACTAAAAGCTAAACCGGCTGCTGCAAAAGGTACATTCATGAAGAACGTTGCCGTTACTTCTACAATGGGCCCTGGAGTAAAAGTTGACACTTCTACTTTCGTAGCTACCAAAAACTAA
- the rplJ gene encoding 50S ribosomal protein L10 translates to MSKAVEVKKQAVGEIADKFKGSVSTIVVDYRGLNVSEVTELRKQLREAGVEFKVYKNSLTRRAAEAADINGLNDALTGPNAIAFSTEDVVAPAKILNDFAKKHEALEIKAGVIEGNVATVEEVKALAELPSREGLLSMLLSVLQAPIRNLALVTKAVADQKEEQGA, encoded by the coding sequence ATGAGCAAAGCAGTTGAAGTAAAAAAACAAGCTGTTGGAGAAATCGCTGACAAGTTTAAAGGTTCTGTATCTACTATCGTAGTTGACTACCGTGGACTTAACGTTTCGGAAGTAACAGAACTTCGTAAACAACTTCGTGAAGCAGGTGTTGAGTTCAAGGTTTACAAAAACTCTTTAACTCGCCGTGCGGCTGAAGCAGCAGACATCAACGGACTTAATGACGCATTAACAGGACCTAACGCTATCGCATTCTCTACTGAAGATGTAGTAGCTCCTGCTAAGATCCTTAATGACTTCGCGAAAAAACACGAAGCATTAGAAATCAAAGCTGGTGTAATCGAAGGAAATGTTGCAACGGTTGAAGAAGTGAAAGCTCTTGCTGAACTTCCATCCCGCGAAGGTCTTCTTTCCATGTTGCTTAGCGTCCTTCAAGCTCCAATCCGCAACTTGGCTCTTGTTACGAAAGCAGTTGCAGATCAAAAAGAAGAGCAAGGCGCTTAA
- the rplL gene encoding 50S ribosomal protein L7/L12 yields the protein MTHEQIIEAVKNMTVLELNDLVKAIEEEFGVTAAAPVAAAGVATEAAAEQTEFDVILANAGGQKIKVIKVVREITGLGLKEAKEVVDNAPKALKEGIAKEEAEEIKAKLEEVGASVEVK from the coding sequence ATGACACACGAACAAATCATTGAAGCGGTTAAAAATATGACTGTTTTAGAATTAAACGACCTAGTAAAAGCAATCGAAGAAGAATTTGGTGTAACTGCTGCTGCTCCTGTAGCTGCTGCTGGTGTAGCTACTGAAGCTGCTGCTGAGCAAACTGAATTCGACGTAATCCTAGCTAACGCTGGCGGACAAAAAATCAAGGTTATCAAAGTAGTACGTGAAATCACTGGCCTTGGTCTTAAAGAAGCTAAAGAAGTTGTAGACAACGCTCCTAAAGCTCTTAAAGAAGGTATTGCTAAAGAAGAAGCTGAAGAAATCAAAGCTAAACTTGAAGAAGTTGGAGCTTCTGTAGAAGTTAAGTAA
- a CDS encoding class I SAM-dependent methyltransferase, with product MTNHYYTNKPSVESNRQQWKFDLKGNNFSFITDSGVFSKKEVDFGSRVLIEAFEEPEVEGRILDVGCGYGPIGLSLAKFYPHRHVDMIDVNERAVELAKENGSINKVENITVFTSDIYENVTSTDYAAILSNPPIRAGKKVVHEILEKAWTHLAPKGELWIVIQKKQGAPSAMEKLESLFEEVEVVTKKKGYSIIKSKKG from the coding sequence ATGACGAATCATTATTATACAAACAAGCCATCTGTGGAAAGCAACCGTCAACAATGGAAATTTGATTTAAAAGGTAACAACTTTTCTTTCATAACGGATAGCGGTGTTTTTTCAAAAAAAGAAGTGGACTTTGGATCAAGAGTGCTGATAGAGGCTTTTGAAGAACCGGAAGTGGAAGGTCGCATTCTGGATGTTGGCTGTGGATATGGTCCGATTGGATTGTCTCTTGCTAAATTTTATCCACATCGTCACGTGGACATGATTGATGTCAATGAAAGAGCTGTTGAGCTTGCCAAAGAAAACGGTTCTATTAACAAAGTGGAGAATATCACTGTTTTCACCAGTGATATCTATGAAAATGTCACTTCCACCGATTATGCGGCAATACTTTCTAATCCGCCGATACGCGCTGGCAAAAAAGTTGTTCATGAAATTTTAGAAAAGGCATGGACGCATTTGGCGCCAAAAGGTGAACTGTGGATTGTGATCCAAAAGAAACAGGGAGCTCCTTCTGCAATGGAGAAATTGGAATCATTGTTTGAGGAAGTGGAAGTTGTGACAAAGAAAAAAGGCTACTCCATCATCAAATCAAAAAAGGGTTGA